A part of Myxococcales bacterium genomic DNA contains:
- a CDS encoding alpha/beta hydrolase, giving the protein MGLLKALLIPGNGGGGPKDNWFPFLAKELPRFGIDVIAEEFPDNILARARFWLPHIKALGADENTILIGHSSGAIAAMRYAENNKILGSALVGAYHTHLNMDAEIQSGYFDQEWNFEAIKENQQWIGIFAGKDDPWIPVQEARFLNDRLDAFYFEFPNAGHFGSDYDKKSFEELLCFIKVRTQK; this is encoded by the coding sequence ATGGGTTTATTAAAAGCTTTATTAATTCCAGGAAACGGCGGTGGCGGGCCCAAAGATAACTGGTTTCCATTCTTGGCCAAAGAGCTTCCCCGGTTCGGTATCGATGTAATAGCAGAGGAATTTCCTGACAATATCTTAGCACGTGCGCGATTTTGGCTTCCCCATATAAAGGCTTTGGGCGCAGATGAAAATACCATCTTGATTGGCCATTCATCTGGGGCAATTGCCGCCATGCGCTACGCCGAAAATAATAAAATTTTAGGCTCAGCATTGGTTGGTGCATATCATACTCATCTCAATATGGATGCAGAAATTCAAAGCGGATATTTTGATCAGGAATGGAATTTTGAGGCCATTAAAGAAAACCAGCAATGGATCGGAATCTTTGCAGGAAAGGATGATCCTTGGATTCCTGTACAGGAGGCGAGATTTCTCAATGACCGCCTTGATGCCTTTTATTTTGAATTCCCCAATGCTGGCCATTTTGGCAGTGACTACGATAAAAAAAGTTTCGAAGAGCTTCTTTGTTTCATCAAAGTTCGAACACAAAAATAA
- a CDS encoding FAD-dependent oxidoreductase: MEVTRSKSMSINALLSMLLIGACTLNKPLPTTYESQVDLIIVGAGIAGLTAAKQMQEAKKSFLVLEAQDRIGGRTIVNKDFLIPIDLGAAWFHGVEDNPLVQIADKMGFKRVDTNLSGPIYIANRKASKLETDACEKIYEQLEKAMDKQIESGRDVPISALLPKDKKCADLVASNIGPFENGAEIEKVSSIAAGLFETGNDDFIKEGLGTFVESFGKNVPVRLNSIVNKIEYGPSGVRVSLMSGEKFFARRVLVTVSTGVLASGTIYFDPPLPNWKQEAIKKLPMGLLNKVVLQFKKDIFEDTPKNSWVLWDGPGNDNVAFVIRPFDTPIAVAFYGGEQAKNFEQDDAAAIDHAKRVLEKMYGSKVEIELEKSALTKWGKNPWSLGAYSYVTPGASTTHNTLLKPVDERLFFSGEACSSPKHNGTVHGAYESSIRASKLFLRSLAE, translated from the coding sequence ATGGAAGTAACACGAAGCAAGAGCATGAGCATAAATGCTCTTTTATCTATGTTGTTGATTGGAGCCTGCACTCTCAATAAACCTTTACCTACAACATATGAATCTCAGGTCGATCTAATTATTGTCGGAGCTGGAATTGCGGGACTGACAGCTGCAAAACAAATGCAAGAAGCTAAAAAAAGTTTTCTTGTTCTTGAAGCACAAGATCGAATCGGAGGCAGAACTATTGTCAATAAAGACTTTTTGATACCCATTGATTTAGGAGCCGCATGGTTTCATGGAGTAGAAGATAATCCTTTAGTGCAGATAGCCGATAAGATGGGTTTCAAGAGAGTAGATACAAATTTAAGTGGTCCCATTTACATTGCTAATAGAAAAGCCTCTAAACTTGAGACAGATGCTTGTGAAAAAATCTACGAACAGCTTGAAAAAGCCATGGACAAACAGATTGAATCAGGACGAGATGTTCCTATAAGCGCGCTTTTACCCAAAGATAAAAAATGTGCCGATTTGGTAGCTTCAAATATTGGTCCTTTCGAAAATGGTGCCGAGATTGAAAAAGTTTCAAGTATTGCTGCCGGCCTTTTTGAAACAGGTAACGATGATTTCATTAAAGAAGGGCTTGGCACATTTGTGGAAAGCTTTGGCAAAAATGTTCCTGTAAGACTTAACTCTATTGTAAATAAAATTGAATATGGTCCAAGCGGCGTGCGAGTCAGTCTGATGAGCGGCGAGAAATTTTTTGCTCGCCGGGTACTTGTAACCGTTTCTACCGGCGTGCTTGCTTCAGGAACAATTTATTTTGATCCCCCCCTACCAAACTGGAAACAAGAAGCTATCAAAAAACTTCCTATGGGCCTGCTCAATAAAGTTGTTTTGCAATTTAAAAAAGATATCTTTGAGGATACGCCGAAAAATTCATGGGTACTATGGGATGGCCCGGGCAATGATAATGTCGCCTTCGTGATTCGCCCTTTCGATACTCCTATTGCAGTAGCATTTTACGGCGGTGAACAAGCCAAAAATTTTGAGCAAGATGATGCAGCTGCAATTGATCATGCTAAAAGAGTTTTAGAAAAAATGTACGGTAGTAAGGTTGAGATAGAACTGGAAAAATCTGCTCTAACAAAATGGGGAAAAAATCCCTGGAGTTTAGGCGCATATTCGTATGTGACCCCAGGAGCATCTACCACCCATAACACTTTACTAAAGCCCGTGGATGAACGACTATTTTTTTCTGGTGAAGCTTGTTCTTCACCTAAGCACAATGGCACTGTGCACGGGGCCTATGAGTCAAGCATACGTGCGAGCAAATTATTTTTGCGTAGTTTAGCTGAATAA
- a CDS encoding aminotransferase class III-fold pyridoxal phosphate-dependent enzyme has translation MNRTLASFRPFTHLKSASEPIEIVKAKDSLLFDRNGKRYIDAIASWWVITHGHCHPHIVNAVKVAAERLDQIVFANFTHAPARALLDELSHMLPEEFVAAFFSDNGSTDVLKAARAKGILVIFDEVMTGFYRTGYRFAFEALNFVPDILCLSKGLTGGFLPLSLTLCHDKVFQQFWHDDKARTFFHGHTFTANPLSCAAAAANLQLMGDSVEKSVSSIEQLHRHRIENIKSSLIKEKRMCGTIAILELHGRDGYLSSASQLISSYCMKHGVFLRPIGNIVYIMPPFCITDAELSYVWDVVESAISIIGDDR, from the coding sequence ATGAATCGTACACTCGCTAGTTTTCGTCCTTTTACCCATTTGAAATCAGCGAGTGAGCCCATCGAAATTGTAAAGGCAAAGGATAGTCTTTTATTTGATAGAAATGGCAAGCGTTACATTGATGCAATTGCGTCGTGGTGGGTTATTACGCATGGTCATTGCCACCCTCATATTGTTAATGCGGTAAAGGTAGCGGCTGAAAGACTTGACCAAATTGTGTTTGCTAATTTCACTCATGCGCCAGCACGTGCATTGTTAGATGAGCTTAGCCATATGCTTCCCGAAGAATTTGTCGCTGCATTTTTTTCTGATAATGGTTCAACCGACGTACTTAAGGCTGCACGTGCAAAAGGCATCTTGGTAATTTTTGACGAAGTGATGACTGGATTTTATCGAACAGGATACCGCTTTGCATTTGAAGCGCTCAATTTTGTGCCTGATATTTTGTGTCTATCCAAAGGCCTCACTGGCGGATTTTTGCCGCTTTCACTTACGCTATGTCACGACAAAGTATTTCAGCAATTTTGGCATGATGATAAAGCAAGGACCTTTTTTCATGGCCATACATTTACTGCGAATCCCCTTAGTTGCGCTGCTGCAGCTGCGAATTTACAGCTCATGGGAGATAGTGTTGAGAAAAGCGTATCTTCGATTGAGCAACTGCACCGCCATCGAATAGAAAATATTAAGAGTTCATTGATAAAAGAAAAGCGAATGTGTGGCACTATCGCCATATTAGAATTGCATGGACGTGACGGTTATCTCTCATCTGCTTCGCAGCTTATTTCATCATACTGCATGAAGCACGGTGTCTTTTTACGACCGATTGGAAATATAGTCTACATCATGCCACCCTTTTGCATCACAGACGCTGAGCTTTCATATGTATGGGACGTTGTAGAGTCTGCCATATCCATAATTGGAGACGATAGATGA
- the bioD gene encoding dethiobiotin synthase, translating into MNHTRFVTGTGTDVGKTMVSALLTLKFGANYFKPIQSGSPTDSDLIRSLIGSERVFDEDYLLTSPLSPNQAAQAEGRRIEISRISVSEKINKGRLIVEGAGGVLSPINESETIVDLIAFLKLTTILVARSELGTLTHTLQSVNALEDRRIPISCIILFGKPNSLNQMDLQNRTCISTFHYSDIKNLSWELI; encoded by the coding sequence ATGAATCACACGCGCTTTGTCACAGGTACTGGAACTGACGTGGGAAAAACCATGGTATCAGCCTTACTGACTCTTAAGTTCGGAGCGAATTATTTTAAGCCAATTCAGTCTGGTTCTCCGACGGATTCCGATCTGATACGATCCCTTATAGGTTCAGAACGTGTCTTTGATGAGGACTATCTATTAACGAGTCCTCTTTCTCCAAACCAAGCAGCACAAGCTGAAGGAAGAAGAATCGAAATTTCTCGTATATCCGTCAGCGAAAAAATCAACAAAGGCCGTTTGATTGTTGAAGGCGCTGGTGGTGTTTTAAGTCCGATCAACGAAAGTGAAACCATTGTTGATCTCATTGCGTTTTTGAAACTCACGACCATATTAGTTGCGCGCTCAGAGCTCGGGACCTTAACTCATACCCTACAAAGTGTGAATGCGCTTGAGGACAGGCGTATTCCCATTTCGTGCATCATATTGTTTGGCAAGCCAAACTCGCTCAATCAAATGGACCTGCAAAATCGAACTTGTATCTCAACCTTTCACTATAGCGATATAAAAAATCTGTCCTGGGAGTTGATTTGA
- a CDS encoding aminotransferase class I/II-fold pyridoxal phosphate-dependent enzyme produces the protein MFSADHHVFFLHQRAEKCQRDFRVLNGIDFCSNDYLSLKSDPDIKKELSQFFSHENTWCSTGSRLVSGNSENLLKLEERFARFVNRPCALFFANGYQANLAAISILFSGCIIFSDEFNHASIIDGVRLSNGDKFLYRHGDLDHLEDALKKDSNKPRAIITESIFSTSGQMSDIASLDFLARKYQAFLMVDEAHATGVFGKSGAGLLEELLYRGDHIVSTHSCGKALGSFGSFVACSNKVYEIIKNLSRSFICTTAPPPYLTAHVHAVLRRIQNESVLRERLFENIAHARGILKTKSPIISVSVNNDQCALFIREHMAQNGFDIAVFRYPSVPKDRVQLRITLHSGNTSEQIDRLQKELEGIL, from the coding sequence ATGTTTTCTGCTGATCATCATGTTTTTTTTCTTCATCAAAGGGCTGAGAAGTGTCAACGTGATTTTCGTGTGCTGAACGGTATTGATTTCTGCTCGAATGATTATCTGTCATTAAAATCAGATCCAGATATCAAAAAAGAGCTTTCGCAGTTTTTTTCGCATGAAAATACCTGGTGTTCTACAGGATCTCGGCTTGTATCGGGTAACTCTGAAAATCTGCTTAAGCTTGAAGAAAGATTCGCTCGCTTTGTTAATCGACCCTGTGCTCTGTTTTTCGCCAACGGCTACCAAGCAAATTTGGCAGCGATATCTATACTTTTTTCGGGATGCATAATCTTTTCTGACGAGTTTAATCATGCAAGTATTATTGATGGAGTAAGGCTTAGTAATGGCGATAAATTTCTTTATCGACACGGTGATCTTGATCATCTTGAAGATGCGTTAAAAAAAGATTCAAACAAGCCGCGTGCAATTATTACGGAGAGTATTTTTAGTACCAGCGGTCAGATGAGTGATATCGCATCACTTGATTTTCTCGCACGAAAATATCAAGCATTTTTGATGGTGGACGAGGCGCACGCGACCGGAGTATTCGGGAAGTCTGGTGCTGGTTTGCTTGAAGAACTTTTGTATCGAGGAGACCATATTGTGAGCACACATTCATGTGGTAAGGCTCTTGGGTCTTTCGGATCATTTGTTGCATGTAGCAATAAAGTTTATGAAATCATCAAAAATCTCAGTCGATCTTTTATTTGTACAACTGCGCCGCCACCTTATTTGACTGCGCATGTACATGCAGTTTTACGACGTATTCAAAATGAGTCAGTTCTCCGAGAACGTCTATTTGAAAACATCGCGCATGCACGTGGCATTCTTAAAACTAAGAGTCCTATTATATCCGTTTCAGTGAACAACGATCAATGCGCGCTTTTTATCCGGGAACATATGGCTCAAAATGGCTTCGATATTGCCGTTTTTCGCTATCCATCTGTGCCAAAAGATCGTGTGCAGCTGCGTATCACGCTTCATAGTGGCAATACGAGCGAGCAAATCGATCGTTTACAGAAAGAACTCGAAGGTATTTTATGA
- the bioB gene encoding biotin synthase BioB: MFTTEQIRKTYDLSLMELLFRAHNTHRDHHVPGKIELCRLISLKTGGCPEDCGYCGQSAKIRLGMRTSFMAHETIIAHAKKAKADGATRFCMAAAFRGLKDGDLLQRIIRAAREVNALGLQVCCSLGMLNQTQAYALKEAGVYAYNHNLDTSREHYHKIVSTRTYDDRLNTIQIARDAGLSVCTGGILGLDESKEDRISFLCTLANLTPQAESITINTLVKIDGTKFAHAQDCSFYELLRTIACARIFIPRSRIRLSAGRKDRSVIEQFLCFYAGANSVFIDDSLLVTNNILLEKDHAMLEELGLLPMDDSDVFC, from the coding sequence ATGTTTACTACAGAACAAATACGCAAAACCTACGATTTGTCGTTGATGGAACTTTTGTTTCGAGCACATAATACGCATCGCGATCATCATGTGCCAGGAAAAATAGAGCTTTGTCGCTTGATCTCACTTAAGACTGGCGGGTGTCCTGAAGATTGCGGCTACTGTGGCCAGTCAGCGAAGATTAGATTAGGCATGCGAACATCATTTATGGCGCATGAGACCATTATTGCTCATGCAAAAAAAGCTAAAGCGGACGGCGCAACTCGCTTTTGTATGGCCGCAGCTTTCAGAGGCTTAAAAGATGGCGATCTGCTGCAGCGAATTATAAGAGCGGCAAGAGAGGTGAATGCGCTTGGTTTACAAGTATGCTGTTCACTTGGCATGCTTAATCAGACGCAAGCATATGCCCTTAAAGAAGCTGGTGTTTATGCATACAATCATAATCTCGATACCTCGCGTGAGCACTATCATAAGATCGTTTCAACGCGCACTTATGATGATAGGCTTAACACTATACAGATTGCTCGAGATGCAGGCCTTAGCGTGTGCACTGGTGGCATACTTGGTTTAGATGAAAGTAAAGAAGATCGGATTTCTTTTTTATGCACGCTTGCTAATCTCACCCCGCAAGCTGAGAGCATCACTATCAATACACTTGTAAAAATTGATGGCACAAAATTTGCTCATGCACAGGATTGTTCATTTTACGAACTTCTTCGTACTATTGCTTGTGCTCGCATTTTTATTCCTCGCTCGAGAATTCGTTTAAGCGCGGGCCGTAAAGATAGAAGCGTGATAGAGCAGTTTTTGTGCTTTTATGCGGGAGCTAATTCAGTTTTCATTGATGACTCATTGCTTGTGACCAATAATATTTTGCTCGAGAAAGATCACGCAATGCTTGAAGAGTTGGGACTTTTACCGATGGATGACAGTGATGTTTTCTGCTGA
- a CDS encoding MarR family transcriptional regulator, producing MKLEKFLNTYPIWAAYKLHERLVAPMQKILKQRELTFLQSLILAAIYFENSPVSPSELVKLFGTSLPNMSHSLKHLRTLGLVERSVDSVDSRRIKYILTTPAHSSLEGIIALHHNAQEDFERKLSTHEITIWCEFAKRFTQR from the coding sequence GTGAAGCTTGAAAAATTTCTAAACACCTATCCTATTTGGGCAGCGTATAAACTCCATGAGCGTCTCGTCGCACCAATGCAAAAAATCTTAAAACAACGTGAACTCACATTTTTGCAATCACTTATTCTCGCAGCCATCTATTTTGAAAACTCACCAGTATCACCAAGTGAACTGGTAAAATTATTTGGCACAAGCCTTCCCAATATGAGCCATAGCCTTAAACATTTACGCACACTAGGTCTTGTTGAAAGAAGCGTGGATAGCGTAGACTCACGCAGAATTAAATACATTTTGACAACACCCGCACACTCTAGTCTAGAGGGTATTATTGCTTTACATCATAACGCACAAGAAGATTTCGAGCGCAAACTTTCAACGCATGAGATAACAATTTGGTGTGAGTTTGCTAAAAGATTTACCCAAAGGTGA